DNA from Thunnus maccoyii chromosome 21, fThuMac1.1, whole genome shotgun sequence:
TGGGTAGTTTATAGAGATCAAAAGGATCTCTTATCACTGGAGGAGGTGCAGCTGTTAAGATTCTGGGCGTTTCAGTGGTGTGGAGTCCTGACTGATTTCCTGAGTGTTCGGCCAGTAGCACCCTTCCGTGGAGAAGTGACCGCCTCCCTGATGTTGGCGAGCAGGCCTCGCTTGGTCTTAGGCAGCACAGGGGACTTCTGGGAGAGCTTGAGGACTTCTGCCTTCAGTGAGGCAATCTCCCTGTCCTTATCCATATTCTGTTGTAGAATTTCCTCCATAGATTTTTTCTTggtgggagaaaaaaatgaacatttaaaccATAGTACAAGGTATACAATTATAAATTCCATCCTGATGAAGGTTTCACATTTGCCTGATGTACCTGCATCCAGTCAAACAGCTcaaattttattattgttacagcTACATAAGTAGGATTTGGTAGGTTCAGGTGAGTCCTTTAGTAACATTTAAGGTTTGCATTATTTGCAAGCCATCCCCAAAACCCTGCTCCTGTAtcttatatatgtatttaaaatacaCTCCTACTTTGAATCACCTCACCTGATCGTCAGTCTTCCTCTGCAGAGCCTCCACATCGGCAGATTTCTCCAGGAAGCCATCTCTGACCTTCTGAAGTGTTTCACTAAGATCCATCAGCCTTTTCTCTAGGGACAAAATCAactaaagacaaaacatttgatgtaGACTTGAACAGATGATTACATAACCAGACTGAGACAAAGTTTAACTGGGAtacataatttacattttgtcctTGTTACCTGTTGTTTGTCCTCACACATCCCCTCtatgacacatttttctctgtaGAGACGTTTGAATCGATCATCTCCTGATGGGATAAAAAAGCTCAATATTGAAACAAAACGGACAACATACAATACAGCACACTAATAAAATCATATAAAGAGACAtattgaaaatacacaaaatataaaacatctaaaatctAAAGtttctaaaatctaaaaaacagCATGTACTTTAAAAGCCTCAGTGAACTTACTTTTCAACCACTCAGATTTAAAACGGTTATGTATAGTTCCTCAAAGACGAGGGATGCTGAGCTACAGTATGCTGGACATGTTCCTCTTCTGTTACTGCAGATTCCCACAATGCATATTATCTAGTATAGACTGAAATAACTGAAGTCATGGAAAAGGAGCCTTAGATCttctttttctgtattaaagACAGTATGCAAACCTGCTATTTCTGACTCTTTCGATGGTTCAGTCTGGCACGACTGGTCCACTGTTGGAACTGCAGACACTCCTCTGGTATCAGATGAGAACTTCTCCAACTCTGACAGCTTACGTCTGAGGGCCTGCAAAGATGGTTACAACAAAATCTGATCATGCATTTATGGTAGGGCCCAACCAATATTGGATATTGGGGGTTGATGCCGATATCAATATTATGGAGTAAAAAAATTCTGTTATCGATATAATGGCCgataatcttatatatacagaatatatacatgaacacattttttgcaatgatccctcaaatgtggttatcaaacacttgtgacaaagcTATGTGATGGaggcatgatattttacagtttaacaaactttattgtataaaataacATCAGTGCACCGAAACTATaaacttcactgggaatttaataattataaataaatataaaattgaaaaatgcggagaacaaaaaaaacatgtaaatattaaatttgaattaagaaaaagtatcAAATATgcataaaatgctgcctatgtgaaaaaaaaaaaaaatcagcacatATTGGACAACATATACACCGATAccaatatatctgtgataagcCAATATCTGCCAATATCGGCTAACCAATATATCGGTCGGGCTCTAATTTATGGTAACCCAAAAATGTAAGGATTCTGACTGCTTAGTTTGGTGGCATAACATGGGACATCACCAGATACCTATAAAACCAATTTCACTATTTACAGTTCAATAAAATcagacatttacatattttcctATAGTTCAACATATGTACATAATGTAAAAAGATTTTGCTGACCTGCTGTTTCACAGCCAGTGAAACAACGTACCTCTACTTTCTCCTGTTCCGcaacaaactcatcaagaggCACGTAGTCGTCTTCTAGATTGTTCATGGCACACTGGTAGGCGTGCTCTTTGATAGCATCCTTGTACATCTCAAAGGTTTTCTCAAGCTTTTCTTCGTAGCTCTCCTTCAGCTTTTCAATCTCTCGacttaacattttaaagaaaatgaatgtactCAAGTCTGGTTTACATGGGGAGATTGTTGCTGAAATGAACACTGGCATGAATGCACATATAAAAAAGGTTTATGCAGTCGGTACCAACTTGCCAAACAAAATCACAAGAATTAAAATGCTAAGTGTACAACGTCGtcttgcaaaaaaataaatacaagtaaGATACCTGCGGAGTTCTTCACTCTCCATGAGCTGTTGCAACATGGCATCTCCCATTTCCTTACGAATCTCCATTTCCTGCACAAGGTTTCTTCTTCGCTCAGCCAGTAGTTTTGTTCGAAGGCTTTCAATCATATTCAAGATCTCCTaagaaagtaaaacatttactgGAGATAACTTCAATCCACACAGTGCATCTTGTAATGGATGAAGGTTAACTGTTCCACAACTACTGTATTGACTAAATAAAAAGGTAAGAGTTGATGACTGTGCTGGTGTCACAGCATGCCAAAGTACATGCTGCATCCCTGATACACATAAAATGTTTAACTGTGACATGTAATGAAGTAGTACACTCTGTGGCATTAAAGACATGTCAGCGTCGTCTTCTTCATCAAGCAGCTCCTCTTCAGACTGGTAGCTTTCCAAGACCTCGTTGTCAATCACCCCGTTCCTCACAAGAGGTTTGCCGTCGCGACCGACCAGACAAGGAGACAGAGACTCCAGAGGCTTGTCTGGGATCACCTGCACCACCTACAGACGGCACAGGTGAGATTTATGGAGCTGcaggtttttttaaaataaaaatccagcTCACTATGCCGCTTCCCCCTCACACAATTACGTCCTCAGACTAACCTGTTTGGCAACAGCGGAGAATTTCATAACATGGAGAGTCTCGTCGTAGGTGGAGGCACACTGGTTAATGTTGACAATCATTGAAGCTTTTCCTTTGCCGCAGAAAACAGCCTGGAAGAGCTTGGTGAGCTTGCTCTCTCTAAAAGGAATGTAGCTGCTCTTCATTCTGATTAACCGCACGGGAGAAAAAGAGGACTTTAAGAATGCAAAAGCACAAGTTGGAAGGTTTTAGCAATGCAAAAAACATCTAAATCCTCAAAGGTTATTGCTTCCAGATCAGACTGTTATTATGAAGTTTGCTAGTGCCACAGTCAGCATACAGAACTGCTAAGGTCAAACCATGTCAACGTCAACCAAGTCTTGTGTCAAACCCAGACTTTAAGCAGACGGACACAAACCTCTGATACATCTGTAAACAACTGTACCTGTCAGTCTGATTGTTTCGAAGGGCACTGATGCACTTCCCCAGAATGAGCAGGGAGTTGTTAATATTTCCTGCTTCTTTTAGTCTCTCTCcgaatgtctttgttttgttgcatcTTTCTGAGCCAGCCAGGTCGCACAGAGAAAACCTGAGGACCATAAACAATTTACAAGTTATTCcctgtacagtgtgtgtgtgtgtgtataaagtgGTTAGATTGCGTCCAATGAAGACAGAGACATCATTTCTTAATGCATAATTCCTTGATATTTGAAGTAGAACTTAATTAAATTATCAAGATCATATTTTCACTGTCAAATTGTGTCTTGGAGCTCATTTAGCTGCATATTTTAACTGAAAGTGTTGATATAAGCCATCACTGTAAGTTCAGTTCTTCAGtgttaatacagtatattttagcacttgagtgtttttttaattctcagAGTCATCTAGCACTTGCTGGCTCAGTAGTAGTTGATATTTACAGTCACTTCCCTTCAAATCAcaacagtaaacagaatattgatTTGGGCGCTGGTTGGATTTCTTTACTCACTTAACATTTAGATACTGGTGCTATGGTGACCTGCAGCAATTGTCTCAATAAtgactaaaaagaaaaaaaaaaaagaaaaaaaaaagtatggtGCCATGTGGAAAAACTCTACTAGgttggataa
Protein-coding regions in this window:
- the zgc:56231 gene encoding kinesin-like protein KIF20A; translated protein: MSTVINLTKEENVQLQPDDMDLTCIGPVSTSPKKSEMPSGAEQQTMRVYLRVRPFSKEELSDNEDQDCVVIENSQMVTLHAPKGSATMKSSEKGIGMSLHKFSFSQIFGPETTQAELFEVTVKSQMSDFLDGKNALIFSYGVTNAGKTFTIQGTSKEPGVLPRVLDATFQYTGGRLYEVMDLKPYLRNDVQLLDPDQVKQERSTKAAIFASFKEECDPLRATGGSESLSCSTSRLPSSSSSYDQTVLASDPTDTDSSQFALWVAFFEIYNECVYDLLGPSLCSKSKKRASLRVCDDGAGNAYVKDLRWINIQNMGEACKLLQFGNKNRSAAATKMNQSSSRSHSIFTMKLLKIDGSTVKRISEFSLCDLAGSERCNKTKTFGERLKEAGNINNSLLILGKCISALRNNQTDRMKSSYIPFRESKLTKLFQAVFCGKGKASMIVNINQCASTYDETLHVMKFSAVAKQVVQVIPDKPLESLSPCLVGRDGKPLVRNGVIDNEVLESYQSEEELLDEEDDADMSLMPQSEILNMIESLRTKLLAERRRNLVQEMEIRKEMGDAMLQQLMESEELRSREIEKLKESYEEKLEKTFEMYKDAIKEHAYQCAMNNLEDDYVPLDEFVAEQEKVEALRRKLSELEKFSSDTRGVSAVPTVDQSCQTEPSKESEIAGDDRFKRLYREKCVIEGMCEDKQQLILSLEKRLMDLSETLQKVRDGFLEKSADVEALQRKTDDQKKSMEEILQQNMDKDREIASLKAEVLKLSQKSPVLPKTKRGLLANIREAVTSPRKGATGRTLRKSVRTPHH